One genomic region from Populus nigra chromosome 8, ddPopNigr1.1, whole genome shotgun sequence encodes:
- the LOC133702087 gene encoding protein RGF1 INDUCIBLE TRANSCRIPTION FACTOR 1-like, which yields MGAGGPDDEDHRWPPWLKPLLRERFFVQCKMHADSHKSECNMYCLDCMNGALCSLCLAYHKDHRAIQIRRSSYHDVIRVSEIQKVLDITGVQTYVINSARVVFLNERPQPRPGKGVTNTCEVCERSLLDSFRFCSLGCKIVGTSKNFQKRKKQQMSMASDSEDSYSSSSSHGQYMKTKKNNNDNKVQSFSPSTPPPTPASHRAAKRRKGIPHRAPMGGLIIEY from the exons ATG GGAGCTGGAGGACCTGATGATGAGGACCACAGGTGGCCGCCATGGCTAAAACCTTTGTTGCGCGAGAGATTCTTTGTTCAATGTAAGATGCACGCTGATTCACACAAGAGTGAATGCAACATGTATTGTTTGGATTGTATGAATGGTGCTCTTTGCTCTCTCTGCCTTGCCTACCACAAGGATCACCGTGCTATTCAG ATAAGGAGGTCCTCATACCATGATGTGATAAGGGTTTCTGAAATACAGAAGGTGCTAGACATCACTGGTGTCCAAACTTATGTTATCAACAGTGCTAGAGTTGTGTTTTTGAACGAGAGGCCTCAGCCAAGGCCTGGAAAAGGTGTAACCAACACTTGCGAGGTCTGCGAGCGCAGCCTCCTCGATTCCTTCCGCTTCTGCTCTCTTGGGTGCAAG ATTGTTGGTACATCAAAGAACTTCCAGAAGAGGAAGAAACAACAAATGTCCATGGCATCGGATTCGGAGGACTCttatagcagcagcagcagtcaTGGGCAGTACATGAAGACGAAGAAGAACAACAATGACAACAAAGTGCAGAGCTTCTCCCCCTCCACACCACCTCCAACACCTGCTAGTCACCGGGCAGCAAAGCGAAGAAAGGGAATCCCCCACCGAGCCCCA